The following are from one region of the Edwardsiella tarda ATCC 15947 = NBRC 105688 genome:
- the ubiG gene encoding bifunctional 2-polyprenyl-6-hydroxyphenol methylase/3-demethylubiquinol 3-O-methyltransferase UbiG, whose product MGIFCARQRAELKESEVSQNVDMQEIAKFEAVASRWWGPEGEFKPLHRINPLRLDYIQQRADGLFAKRVLDVGCGGGLLAEAMAQAGADVTGLDMGGEPLQVARLHALESGVTVDYRQETVEQHAADGTAQYDVVTCMEMLEHVPDPCSVVHACARLVKPGGQLFFSTINRNPKSWLLMVVGAEYLLKMVPKGTHDARKFIRPAELMGWLDSTPLTVRHLCGMHYNPLRDRFTLGTRVDVNYLLHAQREAD is encoded by the coding sequence ATGGGTATTTTTTGCGCGCGCCAGCGCGCCGAATTAAAGGAGTCTGAGGTGTCACAAAACGTTGATATGCAGGAAATTGCCAAGTTTGAGGCCGTCGCTTCACGCTGGTGGGGCCCCGAAGGCGAATTCAAACCACTACACCGCATCAATCCACTCCGACTGGATTACATCCAGCAGCGAGCCGATGGGCTGTTCGCCAAGCGGGTGCTCGATGTCGGCTGTGGCGGCGGTCTGCTGGCCGAAGCCATGGCGCAGGCCGGTGCCGACGTGACGGGGCTGGATATGGGAGGAGAGCCACTCCAGGTGGCGCGCCTGCACGCCTTGGAGAGCGGAGTCACGGTCGACTACCGCCAAGAGACCGTCGAACAGCATGCCGCCGATGGCACGGCACAATATGATGTGGTCACCTGCATGGAGATGCTGGAGCATGTGCCCGACCCCTGCTCGGTCGTACATGCCTGCGCCCGCCTGGTGAAGCCCGGCGGCCAGTTATTCTTCTCGACCATCAACCGCAACCCGAAGTCGTGGCTACTGATGGTCGTCGGCGCCGAGTACCTGCTGAAGATGGTCCCCAAAGGCACCCATGATGCGCGTAAATTTATCCGCCCCGCCGAGCTGATGGGCTGGTTAGACAGCACCCCGTTAACGGTACGCCATCTGTGCGGCATGCACTACAACCCGCTGCGTGACCGTTTCACCCTCGGGACCCGCGTCGATGTCAACTACCTGTTGCACGCCCAACGCGAGGCGGACTAA
- the gyrA gene encoding DNA topoisomerase (ATP-hydrolyzing) subunit A, with amino-acid sequence MSDLAREITPVNIEEELKNSYLDYAMSVIVGRALPDVRDGLKPVHRRVLFAMNVLGNDWNKPYKKSARVVGDVIGKYHPHGDSAVYDTIVRMAQPFSLRYMLVDGQGNFGSIDGDSAAAMRYTEVRMAKIAHELLADLEKETVDYVPNYDGTEQIPDVLPTKVPNLLVNGSAGIAVGMATNIPPHNLTEVINGCLAYIDDENITIEGLMEHIPGPDFPTAAIINGRRGIEEAYRTGRGKIYVRARAEIETDAKNGRETIVVHEIPYQVNKARLIEKIAELVKEKRVEGISALRDESDKDGMRIVIEIKRDAVGEVVLNNLYSQTQMQVSFGINMVALHQGQPKLLTLKECLEAFVRHRREVVTRRTIFELRKARERAHILEGLAIALANIDPIIEMIRHAPTPAEAKAALVSHAWALGNVAAMLERAGDDAARPEWLEPQYGIRDGHYYLTEQQAQAILDLRLQKLTGLEHEKLLDEYKLLLEQIAALIFILQSPERLMEVIREELIAIREQFGDARRTEITANTADINIEDLIEQEDVVVTLSHQGYVKYQPLSDYEAQRRGGKGKSAARIKEEDFIERLLVANTHDTILCFSSRGRMYWMKVYQLPEASRGARGRPIINLLPLEADERITAILPVREYAEGVNVFMATASGPVKKTALTEFSRPRAAGIIAVNLNDGDELIGVDLTDGNDEVMLFSAAGKVVRFKEDAVRAMGRTATGVRGIKLADDDRVVSLIVPHGEGAILTVTQNGYGKRSAVAEYPTKSRATQGVISIKVTERNGRVVGAVQIDDGDQIMMITDAGTLVRTRVSEVSIVGRNTQGVILIRTAEDEHVVGLQRVVEPVDDEELDSIDGSAAEGDEEIVPEVENDDEGSDDAE; translated from the coding sequence ATGAGCGACCTTGCCAGAGAGATTACGCCGGTCAATATCGAAGAAGAGTTGAAAAACTCGTATCTGGATTACGCCATGTCCGTTATCGTCGGTCGTGCGCTGCCGGATGTTCGGGATGGCCTGAAACCGGTACACCGTCGCGTCCTGTTCGCGATGAACGTGCTGGGCAATGACTGGAACAAACCATACAAAAAATCGGCCCGTGTGGTCGGTGACGTTATCGGTAAATATCACCCGCACGGTGACAGCGCGGTTTACGACACCATCGTGCGTATGGCGCAGCCCTTCTCCCTGCGTTACATGTTGGTTGACGGTCAGGGTAACTTCGGCTCCATCGACGGCGACTCCGCCGCGGCGATGCGTTATACCGAAGTGCGCATGGCTAAGATCGCCCATGAACTGTTGGCCGATCTAGAGAAAGAGACGGTGGATTATGTGCCCAACTACGACGGCACAGAGCAGATCCCCGACGTGCTGCCGACCAAGGTACCGAACCTGTTGGTGAACGGCTCGGCCGGTATCGCCGTGGGGATGGCGACTAACATTCCGCCCCATAACCTGACCGAAGTGATCAACGGTTGCCTGGCCTATATCGATGACGAGAACATCACCATCGAGGGGCTGATGGAGCACATCCCGGGGCCGGACTTCCCGACGGCGGCGATCATCAATGGCCGACGCGGTATCGAAGAGGCCTACCGTACCGGGCGCGGCAAGATCTACGTGCGTGCGCGCGCCGAGATCGAGACCGACGCCAAGAATGGTCGCGAGACCATCGTGGTGCATGAGATCCCTTACCAGGTCAACAAGGCGCGTCTGATCGAGAAAATCGCCGAGCTGGTGAAAGAGAAGCGTGTCGAAGGCATCAGTGCGCTGCGCGACGAGTCCGATAAAGACGGCATGCGTATCGTCATCGAGATCAAACGCGACGCGGTGGGCGAGGTGGTGTTGAACAACCTCTACTCCCAGACGCAGATGCAGGTCTCCTTCGGTATCAACATGGTCGCCCTGCATCAGGGGCAACCGAAGCTGCTGACCTTGAAAGAGTGCCTGGAAGCCTTCGTTCGCCACCGCCGCGAAGTGGTGACGCGCCGGACGATTTTCGAATTGCGCAAGGCGCGCGAACGCGCGCATATCTTGGAAGGTCTGGCCATCGCCCTGGCGAACATCGATCCGATCATCGAGATGATCCGTCATGCGCCGACGCCGGCGGAAGCCAAGGCGGCTCTGGTCTCCCACGCCTGGGCGCTGGGCAATGTGGCGGCGATGCTGGAGCGCGCCGGCGATGACGCCGCTCGTCCAGAATGGCTGGAGCCACAGTATGGCATCCGTGACGGTCACTACTACCTGACCGAGCAGCAGGCACAGGCGATCTTGGATCTGCGTCTGCAAAAGCTGACCGGCCTGGAGCACGAGAAGCTGCTGGATGAGTACAAGCTGCTGCTGGAGCAGATCGCCGCGTTGATCTTCATCCTGCAAAGCCCAGAACGCCTGATGGAGGTGATCCGCGAAGAGCTGATCGCCATCCGTGAACAGTTCGGCGACGCGCGTCGTACCGAGATCACCGCCAACACGGCGGACATCAACATCGAAGATCTGATCGAGCAGGAAGATGTGGTGGTCACCCTGTCGCATCAGGGCTACGTCAAGTATCAGCCGCTGAGCGACTACGAGGCCCAGCGTCGTGGCGGTAAGGGTAAGTCTGCCGCCCGTATTAAGGAAGAGGACTTCATCGAGCGCCTGCTGGTGGCCAACACCCATGACACCATCCTGTGCTTCTCTAGCCGTGGTCGCATGTATTGGATGAAGGTCTATCAGCTGCCGGAAGCCAGCCGTGGCGCCCGTGGCCGTCCGATCATCAACCTGTTGCCGCTGGAGGCCGATGAGCGTATCACCGCCATCCTGCCGGTGCGCGAGTACGCCGAAGGGGTGAATGTCTTCATGGCCACCGCCAGCGGGCCCGTGAAGAAGACGGCGCTGACCGAGTTCAGCCGTCCGCGTGCCGCGGGGATCATCGCGGTGAACCTGAACGACGGTGACGAACTGATCGGCGTCGATCTGACCGACGGTAACGATGAGGTGATGCTGTTCTCCGCCGCCGGTAAGGTGGTGCGCTTCAAGGAGGACGCTGTGCGTGCCATGGGCCGTACCGCCACCGGGGTGCGAGGGATTAAGCTGGCCGACGATGATCGCGTCGTCTCGCTGATCGTGCCGCACGGTGAGGGGGCGATCCTGACGGTGACTCAGAACGGTTACGGTAAGCGCAGCGCCGTGGCCGAGTATCCGACTAAGTCCCGTGCCACTCAGGGGGTCATCTCCATCAAGGTGACCGAGCGTAACGGTCGCGTGGTGGGCGCGGTGCAGATCGATGACGGTGACCAGATCATGATGATCACCGACGCGGGCACCTTGGTGCGTACCCGCGTCTCCGAGGTGAGCATCGTTGGGCGTAATACCCAAGGGGTGATCCTGATCCGTACCGCCGAGGATGAGCACGTCGTTGGCTTGCAACGCGTGGTCGAGCCGGTGGATGACGAAGAGCTGGACAGCATCGACGGTAGCGCCGCCGAAGGCGACGAGGAGATCGTGCCGGAGGTGGAGAACGACGACGAGGGGAGCGACGACGCGGAGTAA